The following is a genomic window from Podarcis raffonei isolate rPodRaf1 chromosome 5, rPodRaf1.pri, whole genome shotgun sequence.
TTGCATGCAGCGCCCTCATCTAGCTACCGTAGTCTGGCTGACAGATGCCATGGGATAGgctggatgccatttcctgagtTCACGAGGCCACATTGCATTTTAGCATGTTCCTAACCAGTGAAAAAGTCTTGATGTTTTCCTCTACCAATTATATATTGAGCTGTTGCAGCTGCTGAGAAGTTGGTTGGTAGTGCCAAGTGCCAACAAGATTCTGTGCCGTGGCAAGTCTCCCTCCAGTCAGTGCACCATGTCTGCAGTGGGGCCCTCATCAGCCAAGAATGGGTGTTGTCCTCAGCTCAGTGCAGCAGGAGGTGGGTATAAGCCTGCTTCACACCCTTTGCACACAATCTGTCTCACACAGGGAATAAAGTCCATTCTCTGCTGTTGGCTGCTCTGTTCTCATTTGAAATAGGAGGGCAACTTGTGCATTTGACTGCCTGCCTACAAGAATCCTTGAGGGTGAGCAAGGAATCTTTCAACCCAGGCTGAGGCAGAAAAACTCTAGGGAGAACACTATTGACCCACCTGCTCTTCTTCCAGCAGCCCAGACCACATGGAGGTCTGGCTTGGCCTACAAGTCCCTGAGACTCCTCCTAAGGAGAAGCAACAGGTCATTGCTGCTGCCAAGCTGGTCCCTCATAAGCAGTTCAACAACTACACACTGGACTATGACATCATGCTCATCAAGCTTGCACAACCAGCTGTCCTGGGTGAGCTAGTGCAGCCCATCAGTTTGCCCAGCCAATGTGCCATAGCTGGGACCCAGTGCCtggcttcagaatggatcagcaGCAACTGTGAGTACAGAGAGGGTGGTGCTGAGAGACTAACCAGGACCAGCAACAACTGTGACAGACTGGAGCAGGGGGCTGCTGGAAGATGCCCCTCTTCGTGGCCATGGGGGATTATGGTTGGGACGCGCAAGGGGACAATGAAGTTCCTTAGTGATGCATGGGATAAATGACACCATGCAAAAAAGGGAAGGGTAGATGAACGGCAAATGGTGGGAGGGAGGCACCAACAATTCATTGTACTATGATAGATTCATGGCAGGTGGCAGTGCCCCCTTGAAGCAGAAAGAGCTCAAGGAGAGAGGGGTGAGGCCTGAGCATAAGAGTCTCCCTCCTGCCTTGCCCCAGGCAGCTGCTCAGGATCAACATATTTTGGGCTTACAGCTGATGGAACAGACAACCTTCTGCAGTGCTCCTACCTTCCAGTCACATCTGATGCCACGTGCAACAATGTCTACCCAGGACGGTTCACTGACAGGATGCTTTGTGCTGGACAGCTGGACAGCAGCCAAGATGCCTGCAAGGTGAGGCTCTTCTCTTTTTACTGGCAAGTCcagtgattggggtgggggagtggggtggggagcaaacaAGCAGAGGCATACCTTGACTCCCTTGTGATCTTGGCCAGAAGCTCTATCAGTACATCTGAAGCTgggagagaccatggaccagaaactccAAAAGTTTGCTTTTGTCACCTTTCATGCTCTGCCTGTGATTTCCTCCACGACCATCACGActgctcttcttcctctctccctcctactCTTCCTGCAACTCTCACCTACTGTCTCTATCTTTCTTCTCTCCAAGCGCCACTTGGCACTCCACTCACAGTTCCAATAGCACCACTGGCCAACCTGGGAGATGGTCCTGCAGGGCTGATGAGATGGGTGCCTAGAGGAGCCTGCATGCCTTGCCTGGCCTCCCAGATGGGCATGTGTGCTCCTAGCCACTCCAAGCCATGGGTGAGAGGTGCGGTTTTGGTGGCCCCCTGTGCCTGCACTTTTTGGTGGGAGGTAAGGTTGTATAGGTGTCCCTGACTTTGGTCTAATTATGTGCATCCACACACACCATAGATGAATGCTTCCCTTCAGACTAGAGCTGTCTCCAACCAAATCACTCACAAGCACAAGCATTCTCCATAGGCAGGCTAGTAGCTACTGGCCGAACATTAACCagaactaaacaacaaagcataATATATTTGAAAAGTACAATGAAAAGGCATGTGCCAAATCCTCCCCATATCAAAGTTAAATAGCATTTATGTTTTTCCTACATTCTTGAGAGGGCCAGAGGGGCTGTAAGCGCAAGTGCACACCCACCCCAACAGGAGAAGGGAAATTCTCCCGCTGCAAGAGCCAACCTCTTGGGACCACTCAGGAGGTActtgtggctggggaaagcctcaCACAGCTCCCTCTCTCCTGTTGCAGGCAGTGCTCCAGGGCCTGAGAGTTCAAATAACGACAGTGAGAAATTGCCATGATTTGATCCTGTCCCCTGGAGAGTCCCAAAGCTGTTGTCTATGTCTTAGGGAGATGTGGGCAGCCCCCTGGTGTGTGAAGAAGCCCTCCAAGGACTGCTGTCCTGGAAGAAAAGCTGCAGTGAAGAGAACCGGCTGGGGCTGTACACCAAGGTCTGCATCTTTGAAGACTGGATCCACTACACAATTGCCAACAACTGAAGAGCAATAAAGCCAGATTGAGCTCTGACCTGGTATCTCGCTGCTCTGAGAAAGACCCTGTGATCTGGCACCACCCGCAATGCAATGACTACACAGGCCTGGCTACTGTAGAAGAGACGGCTTCTAGGAAGTCTACCCCCCAGTCTGCCCACCACCAGAGGGGTCATGGCTGAGGCAAGGGAGCAGAATCGAATGATTTGCTCCCTCATACTCAGCTTCCGGCACACCTCCTGGAATGGCTTGATTTCACATTATGGTAGATGTTGGTTAGGTTTTACCATGTAGGTGAGGGAATATATTAACTATATTTTATTCCTCCACAAACCTGGCCAACAGACAAAACATCAGCTTATCGCTTGTGTTTAGAAGCACAGTGCTGAGCATcttaaacagtaaaaacaaaagccTTTAGGCTGATCTCCCCCTTCTGTTACCCCATTTATTATAGAAACAGGCCACCGACTGGGAAGTATGCTTAAAACATATAGTTTACTCACAGTCAAGCACCTGTCCTTACCAACaacagcagtaaaaataaatGCAGGTAAAATGCTTGTATTTATAGTGAAAGCAGCCTCAGGCATGAGCCTGATGCTGGAGCAAGCAGATACAAGTCTTCTCCCATTGGCtggttgaagagagagagagagaaggaacagaaaatacttctttgcttcttccctcccaagagaggaAGTGAAATGAAATAACACAGAGCCTTCTCTACCAATTGCATTGGTCTGAGTCCACCTAACAGCAATACTGCTCTGTGATTTTAATCCCCACACTTGCTTACTAGTAAGAATATGCATTTTTAGATTTGATTTCTAAACTCCCACAATATTTACTCCATGGAGCAGTTTCGTTAGCATCCCAGCCTTCCATGGCCTAACACAGTCAAAGCTCCATGAAAGAACCTACCACACCAGCACCCACCTAGAGCTGGCTCTGAAGTCTGCCTGTTTGGAAGTGAGGCACTTGGGGTGCTCAGAGGCCCGACCCCTCCAACGGATGTAAGTTGCAGAGCTGCTGATTTCCATACCCCCTAAGGTACCCATTTCACACACCCCTCTGCGACACTGTTTCTGCCAAGAAAGTGCCTGGTAGGTTGAGGCACAACCTCTTCAGTTCTTTGCTCTTCATCCAAACTGGCTATCAGTTGTACTTAAGGAGGCCACCCAACAGTCCCTTGCCTGAGCTAAGCCAAGCCCCCTTGCCCACCTCACCAGCTTCTTACAGACATCTCAGTTCTGTTTTCCCATCATTGCCAACCACAGAGATGCCAACTGAGAGTGCCCACAAATGGCAAGTTTAGTTGAGTGTGCTCATACGCTATGTCACTGCACTGAATGGTGCCCAAAGCAGCCTGAAACAAACACCAACTGATTATCAAAACACAGCATCCTTGGaggttgctactgctgctgaaaGCTCTTAACTCTGTCCCTTGATAAAAACAGGGTTATGACAGGAGGgatgcattccattgtctctgcaggcaggggcagaggaagggggtgtggtgggtgggtgccaCCCTGGGCGTCaccactgaggagggtgacaaaatgctgggcggcactcaccacaaggcctgcagcatgcccaaacCACCAGTGGTCAGGACCtcattagcaggaccagtggtcagggatgatgggccttGTATTCCCACAACATTGGGTGACCCAAGGTGGAGAAAGGTtgctctgcactgactggcaaccaCTCTCTATCTCACGCGAGGCAGAGATACCTGGGTGCATTGGGTTCGCTGATGCATTTGGTGCAGAAGTTTCCCCTACGCAGGTCGCTCTCTCTGTGGTCTTTGTGGTCTTTAAGAACAGGCGACAAAGTCCATGGCCAGTCCTTTGGCAAACACACAGGGCAGAAGTGAAACCAATTGAATCATCTGAAGCAAACTTAACAGTAATATAAGGCTATGGCTATATGCACACTAACTTGAAATAAATTTTGTTGAGATCAGTGTGACATTTTGGAACCTGGGTGAAACTATCCTGAAATGGGCAAGTCAGCATAGAggtctctttttttgggggggggggtcttttctCTTTACATGGAATGGCTGCAGGTCTGTCCTGCacatttttctggaagcaagTCCCAAATGTATGGGTTCAGGGAAAGGCCCAAAGAAAAAATCTATGCCAATCCAGGCTATTTGCCGCAGAAAGGCCTTCATTTGGCACCAACACCCAAGCTAAACACTCTGACAGTTTGCCTCAGATTCTAGAGAATTGTAGGCTTCAgagatccccaagggtcatccagcccaccccctgcaatgctggaagtaCACTTTGATTTCAACTGACACTCACTCACTGTTGCTCATGAGCACCAGAAGCAGGTGTTGTCCCCTTCCAACGAAAACCCAATCTGTTTTTGGAGATCTGCACACACCTCCTCAGGTTGGGCAGGTGGCCATGTTTCCATTTCACTATTTCATGAAAAGTATATGTTGCTTGATTGTAgaacaaaaaacctcaaagcagtttacaaaaccaGCAAAAGCACAAGCAAGCGCAGCAAAATCCTTGGCAGTGAGCATGggtgtggggggggcagggggcaacgTGGGATTTTCACTTGAGTAAATGCAGGACAGGATGGCCGAGAAGCATAGCTCTTGCAGGGGGACCTCCATGGACAGATGCAACCTAGCAGGGAATGGGCtaggttggggaggggggcgagCGAAGACCAGAAGCTTAACGCtgtcatgcagcagcagcaacagcagcagcagcagcagcagcaaaaaaggcgagTGCTCTTCTCGGCTGCctccacagaagtctagtgtgCAGATCCAGGGcccaaatcctggagagtcagtgTTCAAGTTCAGAGGCAAGAGCATTTATGTTGCAGGCAAATCCTCACTGGTATCTGCAAGGGGGGCTGGAGAGACCCCCACCATGccacctgaagccctggagagcagcaaccagtcagtgtagaggtggtgtggcatagtggtaagagcagtgtttctcaaacttgggtccagaCAACAGCTGGGAAGAAACAGTGGATCAGAATGTCGGTCTAGGGCCCGGGAGGCCGGGGTTCAAATTCCCgtctggccatgaagctcactgggtgacatctggccagtcactcactctcagcctgacctccctcacagggctttTGTGAAGACAGAATGAGCAGGAGTGGCAGAGCCTAGGAAAAGGGACGGGCCGCCTGTCGTTCTCTCACTTTAGCCTGGGGGCTGATGCCGTAGCTGGTGAAGGCATACTGGCAATGCAGCAGCCCCAGGTGGGTGATCAGGAGCCGGCAGTAAGCGGTGAGGAAATGCCAGTAGAGAGCTCGGTCCAGAAACCAGATCTCAGAATGCGGGTGACAAttggaagagagaagagagtCCGCAGGATGAGAAGAACAGACCACCCCACCTTTCAAAGGGGCCTAGGGATGACAAACTGGGCCTCGGTGCTTTCTACAAAGGATAATGGCGTTTCCAAAGGAaattcatcctctgaggcccttcttcaggtGCCTTTCCCCGAGAGGAGGGTGgctacacaagaacaggccttttctgcagtggctccctgtttgtggaaggctctctccagggaggctcgcctggcaccttcgcAACCTATCTGTAGGCAtcaggcgaaaatgttcctcttcaacccagCCTTTGGCTGGTTGACACCTGATATCTTTCTAAATATGTTGGGTGGGGGGatgcttgtttttcttcttatttttattatgcattttgtgttttttatattgcagttttaggtggtaaaccgccctgagatttgtggatgaagataataataataatggggaaagATGAAAGCCAGGCATAGCTTGCTTCAGGAAGACTTCATCACAGGCCATGATAGAgaacagcctttgtcaacctggtgccctccagatgttttggactatccGTCCAAAGCCCATCAGTCTCAACCAGCACAACTGTATGGTGCAAGGAACAGTAGTCCTGCCCTATTCCATGACGGGGACTCAGAGAAATAAGAGGGGCTGAAGACCTATAGGGAGTGGGGAATGGGGCAATCCGTCGTCCAGGAATGGCCCTACTGGAGCTAGCGAACCagacaaagctggtaaaaggcactgctAGCTCCCTGACACTTTCCATTAGCTCTTGCTAACATTGGATGAATTTGCAAGTCACAAGAAATAGTTGATGCAAATGAGCCGCAGTTTCTCTCTGACGTGcattcttcccccacctcctttcctcccccgTTTTTTCCTTCTGGTTTTCCCTTGGCAACCCTTTCCTGTTTTGTGGGGGCAGTGGGGCCTCTTGCAGTAGGACCCCCTCCTAAAGTGGCTCTCTGCTATCAGCCTAGCTTCCTTCCGGGCTTGGGACTCTCCGCAGCCAGTTATTTCctcccagcctaacctgcctGCAGGGTCGTTGTGATGACAAAATGTGGGAAAAGTTAATGATGTGCCCCATCTTGGGCTCCTCAGagcaaaggtgggatatcaaggtAATGAACAAAAATGCTCCAGGGCtacttttttattacatttttatcccaccttttccttcaaggtggttctctccctcctcattcaaTCTCCACAAcagccctagaatcatagaatcatagaatagaatcatagaatcatagagttggaagagaccacaagggccatcaagtccaaccccctgccaagcaggaaacaccatcagagcactcctgacatatggttgtcaagcctctgcttaaagacctccaaagaaggagactccaccacactccttggcagccaattccactgtcgaacagctcttactgtcaggaagttcttcctaatgtttaggtggaatcttctttcttgtagtttggatccattgctccgtgtccgcttctctggggcagcagaaaacaacctttctccctcctctatgtgacatccttttatatatttgaacatggctatcatatcaccccttaacctcctcttctccaggctaaacatgcccagctcccttagccgttcctcataaggcatcgtttccaggcctttgaccattttgactgccctcctctggacacgttccagtttgtcagtgtccttcttgaactgtggtgcccagaactggacccagtactccaggtgaggtctgaccagagcagaatacagcagcacgattacttcccttgatctagatgctatactcctattgatgcagcccagaattgcattggcttttttagctgccgcgtcacactgttggctcatgtcaagtttgtggtcaaccaagactcctagatccttttcacatgtactgctctcaagccaggtgtcacccatcttgtatttgtgcctctcattttttttgcccaagtgcaatactttacatttctccctgttaaaattcatcttgtttgttttggcccagttctctaatctgtcaaggtcgttttgaagtgtgttcctgtcctctggggtgttagccacccctcccagtttggtgtcatctgcaaatttgatcaggatgcccttgagtccatcatccaagtcgttgataaagatgttgaataagaccgggcccaagacagaaccctgtggcaccccactagtcactcttctccaggatgaagaggaaccattgatgagcaccctttgggttcggtcagtcagccagttacaaatccactgagtggtagcatagtcaagaccgcattttaccagcttctttacaagaatatcatggggcaccttgtcaaatgccttgctgaaatcaaggtaggctacatccactgcgttcccttcatctaccagggttgtaattctatcaaaaaacgagatcaggttcgtctgacatgtcttatttttcagaaatccatgctgactattggtgatcacagcattcctttctaggtgctcacagactgtttgcttaatgatctgctccaaaatcttccctggtattgatgtcagactgactgggcggtaattatttgggtcctctcttttcccctttttgaaaatagggacaacatttgccctcctccagtctgccgggacttcgcctgttctccaggaattctcaaagatgactgccagtggttctgagatcacatctgccagttcttttaatactcttggatgcagttcatctggccctggagacttgaatatatctagactagccaagtattcttgtactatctccttagttattctgggctgtgtttcctctgctgaatcatttgctccaaattcttcaggtcgggcattgttttctttatcggagaagactgaggcaaagaaggcattgaggagttcagccctttctgtgtcccctgtttgcatttcaccatcttctcctctgagtgaccccactgtttctttgttcttccttttgttacgaacatacccataaaagccttttttgttgcttttaacctctctagcaagcctgagttcattctgtgctttagcttttctgactttgtgtctacacgtgctggctatttgtttgaattcctctttggtggtttccccccttttccattttttgtacacatccttttttaatcttaactcagttaaaagttctttagatagccaccctggcttctttaggcaccttccatgtttccgtctcattggtattgcctgaagttgtgcttttactatctccctcttaacaaactcccagccatcatgaactccctttccttttagtattactgtccatgggatctcacccagcacttccctaagttttatgaaatcggctttcttaaagtcaagaaattgagtcctagtatgcctggctgctcctttccgctgtatagtaaacttcagaagagcatgatcactcgcgcctaatgatccttccacttctaccccactaaccaggtcatcaacattggttaggaccagatctaaaatggctgttcctcttgttgcttctcccactttctggggGGTAGACCAGGTTGACAGGCACTGACTGACCCCCCAccccatggccaagtggggattcaaactctggtctcccaaggGGCAAACTGTACAGGGAATGCGTTACCGCAAAAATTTGTTACCGCAAAAAtccaagggctcccttggacaaaaacaaagacaccaaccaggataacctggagcaaaacagcagcctgtaggcttggcctttattgaactgttgcaacagggtgttcccctcacttgcaggagagagaaaagacacagaaaaatggtgtgcaagaccttataaaaacttttgaaattcccaagcAGTTTGTGGGCTCAAGCAGTttgtgggcttgacctagaggatgggaatttcaaaagtttttataaggtcttgcacaccatttttctgtgttttttgcagtttgtggaccgagaactcccagaagtgcaagctggatttagaagaggcagaggaaccagagaccaaattgcaaacatccgctggattatggagaaagcgagagagttccagaaagacatctacttctgcttcattgactatgcaaaagcctttgactgtgtcgaccacagcaaactatggcaaattcttaaagaaatgggagtgcctgatcacctcatctgtctcctgagaaatctctatgtgggacaagaagctacagttagaactggatatggaacaactgattggttcaaaattgggaaaggagtacgacaaggctgtatattgtctccctggttatttaacttatatgcagaattcatcatgcgaaaggctgggctggatgaatccctagccggaattaagattgccggaagaaatatcaacaacctcagatatgcggatgacacaaccttgatggcagaaagtgaggaggaattaaagaaacttttattgagggtgaaagaggagagcgcaaaatatggtctgaagctcaacatcaaaaaaacgaagatcatggccaccggtcccatcacctc
Proteins encoded in this region:
- the LOC128414937 gene encoding trypsin-like isoform X2, translated to MLWLGCSLLLAALAAVAAAEKLVGSAKCQQDSVPWQVSLQSVHHVCSGALISQEWVLSSAQCSRSSPDHMEVWLGLQVPETPPKEKQQVIAAAKLVPHKQFNNYTLDYDIMLIKLAQPAVLGELVQPISLPSQCAIAGTQCLASEWISSNSDGTDNLLQCSYLPVTSDATCNNVYPGRFTDRMLCAGQLDSSQDACKGDVGSPLVCEEALQGLLSWKKSCSEENRLGLYTKVCIFEDWIHYTIANN
- the LOC128414937 gene encoding trypsin-like isoform X1, which encodes MLWLGCSLLLAALAAVAAAEKLVGSAKCQQDSVPWQVSLQSVHHVCSGALISQEWVLSSAQCSRSSPDHMEVWLGLQVPETPPKEKQQVIAAAKLVPHKQFNNYTLDYDIMLIKLAQPAVLGELVQPISLPSQCAIAGTQCLASEWISSNCSCSGSTYFGLTADGTDNLLQCSYLPVTSDATCNNVYPGRFTDRMLCAGQLDSSQDACKGDVGSPLVCEEALQGLLSWKKSCSEENRLGLYTKVCIFEDWIHYTIANN